CGGCGGCATTGATATACGCCTGCGTCAGCTTGCGATTGTCGGTGCGCCGATTGGTCGGCATGTGCAGCGCGTAAACGACCTCGTGCGACAGCGTCGGCGCGAGCTTCAGAGCTTCCGCGGCCGTGAGTTCCTCAACGATACCACCGCCCGCCTGCTGCCACGCCGCTCGCGCCTTCAAATCCTCGACGGTGCCGCTGTTGAACGCGACGTAGAGCACGCCGTGTTCGTCGTACTCAGGATCGACGCCGCTCTCGCGCGTGAGGCGCTCGATGTTTTCATCGAAGGAGCGCTTCGCCTCCATCGCGATATCGAAGAACGGCCCCGGTTCGTGCGCCTCAGCCTGTGGCGCGATAAGTCCGGCGGCCGCCCACGAGGCTTCCTGCCCGAGTCTGCCACGCTCGAGCATCGTGACTTCGAGGCCTTCGCTCGCAAGCCGCCACGACACCGACGCGCCGATTATTCCTCCGCCAATTACAACTGCTTTCACTCCAAGTGAGTTTACCGGCATCGATGACAAGGCGAAACGCCTCTCAATGGCTCTGTCTTTTGGGCAGATCGTTCGCAGTACGAACAATCCTGTCTTTCTTGACAAGATTGAGGACGCTTCTATATTGTCCGCCGTGACAAGATTCCCTCTACCAGGCAGGCCATGGCGAGACCGCGCATCGGTGATCAGCGACGAGAAGAGATACTGGCCGCTTTCGAGGCGTGCGTGGTGCGCAAGGGCCTGGAGAAAACCACCCTCGGTGACGTTGCAAAGGAAGCCGGCCAGCCGCGATCGCTGGTCCGCTACTTCGCCGGCAATCGCGCCGAGCTCGTCGCGCTTTTGATCGATCGCCTGGTCAAGCGCAGCATCGATCGGCTACTTGAACTCCGTGCGCAATGCGGCCGTGGCGCCCGGACGCAAATGATCGCGTTGCTGTTCGAGGCGCTGTTTTCCGATCCAGTTACCAACACGATTATCGTCGAACTCTGGCACATGTCGTACCGTTCGGCGTCGCTTAGAAATCGCCTTGCCAGGACCTACGAATACGCAATCGCGGAGATGGCAAAGCATCTGTCGCGCGGCGAGGTGGACCGCACGAGCCCCGAGTTCGATGCGATTTTTGCGACCTTTTCCCTGGGTCTTGGCGCGGCCGTTCTGAAGCACTTCGGCGTCTTGCCCAACGACCCGGCCCAACTGCTGCGGATCGCCCAACGCGTGGCCGCTAACGCATCCCGACAGAATAACCCCAGAGAAAAACGACGAGGAGTCAAACCACATGCCCCGGCAAGCCGAAGAAACAGGGTTCGGATCACTGCGCATCTTCTCGGGTGAACCGCAGGACGACAACTTCGCCAACCTGAAAAATCTCGTGAAGGTCAAGGAGATGAGGCCTTCCTCGCGGCCGTTCGAATTTTCGACGGGACCTGCGATCGCATTGCCAAAGACTTACGAGGTCAACGGCGTGTCGAAGGAACTGAAGCGCCTGCTCGAGGAAACGCATACCGTCGCGTTGTTCGTGCTCAAGGATGGCGCCGTCAGATTCGAAGATTACGCAAGCACCGGTGGACGGAAAACCCAGTGGATTTCAATGTCGGTGGCGAAGAGCTTCACCTCGGCCCTGGTTGGGATCGCATTGGCAGAAGGCCGGATCGGCAGCCTCGAGGATCCCATCGACAAGTACGTGCCGAAGCTGTCCAGGTCCGCGTATGACGGGGTGCGCATCAAGGACGTGCTGCAAATGTCGTCTGGGGCGCGATGGTACGAGGACTACAGCGATCCCAAATCCGATATTTTCCGCCTGAGAGTCGCATGGGAGCGCGGCGGCTCGCTCGACGATTTCGTCGCGAGCTTGCCCAGGGAGAAACCTCCCGGCACGGTATGCAAATACGATTCGGCCGATACCCAGGCATTGGGCATGCTGCTCGTGAGCGTCACGGGAAAATCGATCGGCGATTACATGCAGGAGAAGCTATGCGAACCGCTCGGCATGGAGTCGTCGAGTTATTGGTTAATCGACGACCGAGGCCGCGAGCTGGCTTTCGGCGGCCTGCTCATGACCGCCCGGGATTTCGCCAAGCTGGGTGAACTCTATCGCAACGGCGGTGTGTGGAGCGGGAAGCAGGTTGTACCGGCGCACTACGTCGCCGCGTCGACGAGGGCCGACGCTCCTCACCTGGCGCCGGGCAAGCCGATCATCGCCGATCATACGCTTCCTCTCGGATACGGTTATCAGTGGTGGCTTCCGGAGGGCGACCGCGGCGAGTTCACGGGGATCGGGGTCTATAACCAGTTTGTTTATGTCGATCCGTCGCGCGGCGTCGTCATTGTGAAGCTGTCGGCCAATCCGGCTTATGGTACGACGGCTGATGAAGAAACCAACCTGGACTTTCACAATGTCTGCGCGCTGCGCGCTATCAGCGGTCAGTTAGATTGAGTCGAATCGGTCGCGATAGCAGACCGTGCGAGTCATAATGTGGCGAACGACTAACGACTAGGATTTAGTCTCGATGGAGATTTGAAAAATGAATGTGAGGACAATCGAGAAGCCTGCCAGCGCAGGATTGGCGACGCAGCATCCCCTGGCTCCCCTGACTCCGTCGGAGATCGCGAAAGTCGTGAGCATCGTCCAAGCTTCGCCGCTCTTCAACGACAAGACTCGCTTCGAAGTCATTGAGCTATTGGAGCCATCTAAGGCTCTTGTTCGTGCGCTCAAACCAGGTCAGAAACTTCCCCGTGAAGCGCGGGCCAACATCTTCACGGCGGGCAAGATCGGCGTCGCGCGTCTAAAGGTTTCACTCGACGAAGAGAAGATCATCAGCGCCGAAGAACTTCCCGATCAGCGTCCCATGATCCAGCTCGAGCAGTTCCTCCTGGTCGAGAGCACCGTGCGCGCTGACCCGCGCTTCGCCGCGGGATGCGCCAAGCGCGGCATCACCGACATGAGCAAAGTATGCATCGATCCGTGGTCGGCCGGCAGCTTCGACGTTCCCGGCGAAGAAGGACGACATCTGTGCCACGTCTTTGCATGGGTGCGCCTTTACAAGAATGAAAACTTCTACGCGCATCCGATCGAGGGCCTCAACGCCGTCATCGATCTGAACAGCGGCGAAGTCATCCGCGTCGATGACTATGGCGTCGTGCCGATTCCGATGAACGAGGTGAACTACGAGGCGCAGTTTCTGAAGAGTGATCGCCAGGCGCTCAAGCCGATCGACGTGGTGCAGCCCGAGGGCGTCAACTTCGCGATCGAAGATGGCGTGCTGACCTGGGACAAATGGCAGCTCGTCGTCGGCTTCAACGCGCGCGAGGGTCTGACGCTGCACGATATCCGCTACGACGACCGCCCTGTGATCTACCGCGCCTCGATCGTCGAGATGCTGGTGCCGTATGGCTCGCCGGACAACGGTCACTTCCGCAAGCACGTGTTCGATATCGGCGAGTATGGGCTCGGCAAGCTCGTCAATTCGCTGAAGCTCGGATGTGACTGCCTGGGCGCCATTGAATATCTAGATGTCAACGTCAATATGATGGACGGCTCGCTGATGACGATCGAGAATGCCATCTGCATCCACGAGGAGGACTCGGGCCTGCTGTGGAAGCATACCGACTTCCGCACCGACCGCACCGAAGTGCGCCGCGCACGCAAGCTCGTAGTTTCAATGATCGCGACGGTTGGCAACTACGAATATGCCTTCTACTGGTACCTGCATCTCGACGGCGCTATCGAGTTTGAGATGAAAGCGACCGGGATCATCAACACGGTGGCGTGTGAGCCTGGCAAGCCGGGCAAGTATGCGACCGAAGTTTCGCCCGGCGTCGCAGGACAGATTCATCAGCACATCTTCTGCGCGCGCCTCGACATGGCAATCGATGGCGACGCGAACAGCGTCATCGAGCAGAACACTTACGCTGAGACCGAGGACTCGCAGAATCGCTACGGCAACGCCTACTTCGACCAACCAACGCTGCTGAAGACGGAACTGGAGGCAGGCCGGCGCATCAATCCCGAAACGATGCGCTACTGGAAGATCATCAATCCCAACGTGAAGAATCACGTCGGCCAGCCGACCGCATATAAGCTCGAAGCGAAACACACCGTGACACCATTCGTGCGCAAGGATAGTTTCTCCGGACGCCGCGCCGGCTTCGTGCAGAATCACGTATGGGTCACAGCGTTCGATCCCGAGGAGCGCTATCCAGGCGGTGATTTCATGAATCACTCCAAGGGTGGCGGCCTGTCTGAGTTCGTAAAACAGAATCGCCCGATCGAGAACGCGGATATCGTGTTGTGGCACGTGTTCGGGTTGCATCACACGGTGCGGACCGAGGACTTCCCGGTTCAGCCGTGCGTGATGACGGGATTCAAGTTGATGCCGGCCGGGTTCTTCGATCGCAATCCAACGATCGATCTGCCGCCGGCCGCGAACAAGGCGAGTTGCTGCGCCAATGCCAATGGCGACGGGCATCATTGAAATCTAGCCACTCCGCGGGACGACCAGCATGCGACGAATGAATGAGATCGAGACGAAGCTCATCCACGCCGGGGAAGCCTCGCCGCGGATCGGCGGCGCCGTCGCGATGCCGATCTTCCAGTCGTCAACCTTCGAGTACTCCGGGGAGAGCGACTACCACGACATCAAGTACATCCGGCTGAACAACACGCCCAATCACGCCGTGCTGCATGCGCGGCTGGCCGCGCTCGAAGGCGCCGAGGCCGCGCTGGTGACGGGCAGCGGGATGGCGGCGATCACGTCCACGCTGCTCGCGCTGGTGGGCGGCGGCGGGCATATGCTCGCGCAGGATTGCCTCTACGGCGGCACTCACGATTTGTTGACACAGGACTTTCCGCGCCTCGGCATCGAGGTCGATTTCGTCAATCCCGATGAGCCTCAGAGCTGGCGCGAGATGCTCCGCCCTAACACCAAGACGCTGTACGTCGAGACGATTTCGAATCCGCTGATGCAGATCGGCGATCTTGCTGCCGCGGTTGATTTTGCGCGCGCACATCGGCTGGTCTCGATCATCGACAATACTTTCGCAAGTCCGCTGAATTTTCGCCCGCCCGAGATCGGTTTCGATATTTCACTGCACAGCGCGACGAAATATCTGAACGGCCACAGCGATATCGTCGCGGGCGCCGTGGTCGGACGCGCCGCGCTGGTGAAGCAAGTCAAACGCGTGCTCGATCACACCGGCGCGCCGCTCGATCCGCATGCCTGCTTCCTGCTTGAGCGCGGGCTCAAAACGCTCGCGGTTCGCGTGCGCTATCAGAATGAGAGCGCCCTCAAGATTGCGCGCTTCCTCGAGCAGCACGCGAAAGTCGCTCACGTCAACTATCCGGGCCTCGAGAGTCATCCGGCGAACCTGCGCGCGTGCGAGATGTTCGACGGCTTCGGCGGGATGCTGAGTTTCGAACTGCGCGGCGGCCTGACAACCGCGGAGCGCTTCCTCTCCGCGCTCACGATTCCGATCATCGCGCCGAGCCTCGGCGGCGTCGAATCTCTGATCACGCGCCCGGCCGCAACCTCTCATTCAGGAATGTCCGCGACGGATCGCGCGCGCGCAGGTATCAGCGACGCGTTGATCCGAATGTCAGTAGGCCTCGAAGGGACCGATGATCTAATCGAGGACCTGAGCGCGGCGCTCGAGCAGTCGTAATCGCTCTGCGTCGGCGACGTATCAGTTTCGATCGCTCTGTCGATAGCTTGGCCCTATTTCGCGACGGCGCCGCCGTCGATGCGCGCCTCTCGCGTGCGATAGCCGCCTAAAGAAAGGCATCGCCCGACTCTCCCGCCGCAAAGCATGGGCACTCCGGTTGCTTTTCATGCGGGGCACCGCTCACTTCGCGTGCTCTCGATTAGAGCTTCAAAGCAGCAGCGCCATGTCTCCTACCGTTTATCCTCACGTCCACGTTCGGCCGCATTCGAACGGCGGACTTTCATCGGGCGCACGTCGCAATCGTTACATCTCGCGGCAAACGATCTATGAGCCGCGAGGCGTCCAACTCCGCACGGCGCGGCTTTTGCGGGTCGGCGCGACCGCGATCCTGTTATTCGAATGCGTCAATGCTTTGATCGCACGCGCCGATCCAGCCGAGTTCGCCGAGACGTCGCAGTTTTTCATCATGGCGATCGCCGGGGGACTGCTTGCGATTCTGATTACGTCGGTCAGGGCTTGGCGCGGTTACTGGCGACAACTCTCGTTCGCGATCAGCGCCGGGATGATTTTCAACGCGTTCCTCATCTCGCGACGCGTCGGCACCAGCGACCAGGTGCTCATCACCGCGATGCTTGGGATGTTCGGGACCGCGACACTCGTGCCGTGGGAGCCGGGATGGGAACTCGGTATCACGGTAATTGGGCTGCTGGCGATGCTCGGCATCACGGTCGGCAACCCGTCACCCGATCCCGACATCGCGCTTCACTGGCTAAGCGTCCTGACGACCGCATTTGTCGCGAATATGGCGGTGCGCGTTGCCAATAACTTCCGCAGCGCCGAAGACGCGCAGCTCGCTGCCATTCATAGTCATCATCAGCGGCTCGATGAGGAAATTCGAATCCGCGAGCAGCTCGTCGCCGATCGCGAGCGCGCTCACCAGAAGCTCGCTGAGAACGAGGCCATGCTGCGAACGATCCTGACCGCGATTCCTGATCAGGTTGTGGTCAAGCGCAAGTCTGATGGGACGCTGGTCGACTTCAACGCGGATTTAAGCCGACCTGGCGTCGATCACGAAGAGTTCATGCGCCTTTGTTCGCGACCCGACGGGGCGTGGGTCAGCGCTCAGCGTCGCGCCGAGTTCCGCAAGATCGTCGATGAACACGGCATCGTGCGCAACCTCGAATGCGAGTTCTATCGGTTTGATGGAACGATAATGCCGGCGCTGCTGTCTGCTGCTGCCGTCGACTTCAACGGCGAAACCTACGTGGTCTCGATCGCGCGCGATATTACGGAGCTCAAGGAAACCCAGTGCCGGCTCGAAGAGCGCGAGCTCACGTTACGCAAGGTGCTGGATGCGAGTTTCGACGGCATCTCGATCGTTCGCCTCTCGGACAGCAAGTTCGTTGACGTGAACCGCGTGATACTGGAACGGAACAACATCAAGCGTGAGGACATCCTCGATCATACTTCGCAGGAACTCGGATTCTGGCTCGACGACAACTTGCAGGCTGAGTTCCAGAAACGGCTGATCCGCGACGGTGAGATCCGCGAGCTTGAACATGAGATCCGCACTCGCGACGGATCCGTCATAAACTCGCTGACCTCGGCCGTCATCCTCGAAATCAATGGCGCGCCCTGCATCGTGTCGTTTGCGCGCGATATCACCGCCGCCAAGAAGGCGCAGCAGGAGCTTGAGGCCACGCGCGAGAAGGCGCTGGCCGCGTCGCACGCCAAGTCGGAATTCCTTGCCAGTATGTCGCATGAGATCCGCACACCGATGAATGCGATTCTCGGCATGACTGACATGCTCGCGGAAACCGAACTCAGCCTGGAGCAGCGCCGCTTCCTCAATTCGGTGATGAGCAACGGCAATGCCCTGCTCGAACTGATCAACGGCATCCTCGATCTCGCCAAGGTCGAAAGTGGACGCCTGATGCTCGAGAGCGTGGAGTTCAGCCCCGAAGAACTAACCGAGCGAGTGCTCGAAGCGCTCGCGATTCGCGCACACGAGCGAGGCATCGAGCTGATAGGACGAATCTCGCCGTCGATTCCTCAAACAGTCGTGGGCGACCCGCTGCGTTTGCAGCAGATTCTGATCAATCTCGTGGG
The genomic region above belongs to Candidatus Binataceae bacterium and contains:
- a CDS encoding serine hydrolase, coding for MPRQAEETGFGSLRIFSGEPQDDNFANLKNLVKVKEMRPSSRPFEFSTGPAIALPKTYEVNGVSKELKRLLEETHTVALFVLKDGAVRFEDYASTGGRKTQWISMSVAKSFTSALVGIALAEGRIGSLEDPIDKYVPKLSRSAYDGVRIKDVLQMSSGARWYEDYSDPKSDIFRLRVAWERGGSLDDFVASLPREKPPGTVCKYDSADTQALGMLLVSVTGKSIGDYMQEKLCEPLGMESSSYWLIDDRGRELAFGGLLMTARDFAKLGELYRNGGVWSGKQVVPAHYVAASTRADAPHLAPGKPIIADHTLPLGYGYQWWLPEGDRGEFTGIGVYNQFVYVDPSRGVVIVKLSANPAYGTTADEETNLDFHNVCALRAISGQLD
- a CDS encoding primary-amine oxidase; translation: MNVRTIEKPASAGLATQHPLAPLTPSEIAKVVSIVQASPLFNDKTRFEVIELLEPSKALVRALKPGQKLPREARANIFTAGKIGVARLKVSLDEEKIISAEELPDQRPMIQLEQFLLVESTVRADPRFAAGCAKRGITDMSKVCIDPWSAGSFDVPGEEGRHLCHVFAWVRLYKNENFYAHPIEGLNAVIDLNSGEVIRVDDYGVVPIPMNEVNYEAQFLKSDRQALKPIDVVQPEGVNFAIEDGVLTWDKWQLVVGFNAREGLTLHDIRYDDRPVIYRASIVEMLVPYGSPDNGHFRKHVFDIGEYGLGKLVNSLKLGCDCLGAIEYLDVNVNMMDGSLMTIENAICIHEEDSGLLWKHTDFRTDRTEVRRARKLVVSMIATVGNYEYAFYWYLHLDGAIEFEMKATGIINTVACEPGKPGKYATEVSPGVAGQIHQHIFCARLDMAIDGDANSVIEQNTYAETEDSQNRYGNAYFDQPTLLKTELEAGRRINPETMRYWKIINPNVKNHVGQPTAYKLEAKHTVTPFVRKDSFSGRRAGFVQNHVWVTAFDPEERYPGGDFMNHSKGGGLSEFVKQNRPIENADIVLWHVFGLHHTVRTEDFPVQPCVMTGFKLMPAGFFDRNPTIDLPPAANKASCCANANGDGHH
- a CDS encoding PLP-dependent transferase codes for the protein MRRMNEIETKLIHAGEASPRIGGAVAMPIFQSSTFEYSGESDYHDIKYIRLNNTPNHAVLHARLAALEGAEAALVTGSGMAAITSTLLALVGGGGHMLAQDCLYGGTHDLLTQDFPRLGIEVDFVNPDEPQSWREMLRPNTKTLYVETISNPLMQIGDLAAAVDFARAHRLVSIIDNTFASPLNFRPPEIGFDISLHSATKYLNGHSDIVAGAVVGRAALVKQVKRVLDHTGAPLDPHACFLLERGLKTLAVRVRYQNESALKIARFLEQHAKVAHVNYPGLESHPANLRACEMFDGFGGMLSFELRGGLTTAERFLSALTIPIIAPSLGGVESLITRPAATSHSGMSATDRARAGISDALIRMSVGLEGTDDLIEDLSAALEQS
- a CDS encoding response regulator, which gives rise to MSPTVYPHVHVRPHSNGGLSSGARRNRYISRQTIYEPRGVQLRTARLLRVGATAILLFECVNALIARADPAEFAETSQFFIMAIAGGLLAILITSVRAWRGYWRQLSFAISAGMIFNAFLISRRVGTSDQVLITAMLGMFGTATLVPWEPGWELGITVIGLLAMLGITVGNPSPDPDIALHWLSVLTTAFVANMAVRVANNFRSAEDAQLAAIHSHHQRLDEEIRIREQLVADRERAHQKLAENEAMLRTILTAIPDQVVVKRKSDGTLVDFNADLSRPGVDHEEFMRLCSRPDGAWVSAQRRAEFRKIVDEHGIVRNLECEFYRFDGTIMPALLSAAAVDFNGETYVVSIARDITELKETQCRLEERELTLRKVLDASFDGISIVRLSDSKFVDVNRVILERNNIKREDILDHTSQELGFWLDDNLQAEFQKRLIRDGEIRELEHEIRTRDGSVINSLTSAVILEINGAPCIVSFARDITAAKKAQQELEATREKALAASHAKSEFLASMSHEIRTPMNAILGMTDMLAETELSLEQRRFLNSVMSNGNALLELINGILDLAKVESGRLMLESVEFSPEELTERVLEALAIRAHERGIELIGRISPSIPQTVVGDPLRLQQILINLVGNAIKFTRRGEVVVSVDLDSSSEDPGALAFSVSDTGIGIPPEKIDSIFTPFTQADSSTARRYGGTGLGLTIVARLVAMMNGDVKVTSEPGRGSRFSFTARFGYPASRIVNGTSPRKLEGLAVLIADSNVASSAATAAILSAEGAQVSEIDGSGRVAEMIQRARLLGNPYAIVVIDGRIVPAGGLELARQLQAIDGPKPALILTLATDDQTSKIARLKSSRLENYITKPVKRQELLAIVDTALKRGDSTNDKHDANSGRGVTDNSLIIDRPLKILVADDSADNRMLVAAYLRKTPYQVVAVEDGQQAFNRATTDHFDLVLMDIQMPVIDGFTATRMIRQWECEHSAPRVPIVALTASALGEAVGRAHEAGCDIHVSKPVKKATLLKAIRDAVALQKKAAPEGAQQGALDG